Proteins co-encoded in one Kribbella solani genomic window:
- a CDS encoding DUF4097 family beta strand repeat-containing protein, with amino-acid sequence MAENKQLGVVLLVVAAGLGFWQFGDRDSSDTKTVNDKITSVRLTGGHSDVSIKVSDDDKTTVHEKRTYWFRKHGDAYSVQDGVLVLKGDCGWQCSADFELTVPRGTKVVGQNGSGDLKLIGVGGVDAKSRSGNVELRDVQGDVNLDVTSGDVSATNVAGKFAVKASSGEISGRELKGGAVDVETTSGDIELQLTEANDVQVRGTSSDIGITVPSSDYKVSTDTRHGDVENQLGSTPNGSHSISATTTSGDIELRTN; translated from the coding sequence ATGGCGGAGAACAAGCAGCTCGGTGTGGTTCTGCTGGTGGTAGCGGCCGGGCTGGGGTTCTGGCAGTTCGGGGACAGGGATTCCAGCGACACGAAGACGGTGAACGACAAGATCACGTCCGTACGGCTGACCGGCGGCCACTCCGATGTCAGCATCAAGGTGTCCGACGACGACAAGACCACCGTGCACGAGAAGCGCACGTACTGGTTCCGGAAGCACGGCGACGCGTACTCGGTGCAGGACGGCGTACTTGTTCTGAAGGGCGACTGCGGCTGGCAGTGCAGCGCGGACTTCGAGCTGACGGTCCCGCGCGGAACCAAGGTGGTCGGTCAGAACGGCAGCGGCGACCTGAAGCTGATCGGGGTCGGCGGGGTCGACGCGAAATCCCGGTCCGGCAATGTCGAGCTGCGCGATGTCCAGGGCGACGTGAACCTGGACGTCACGTCCGGCGATGTCTCCGCCACGAACGTGGCCGGCAAGTTCGCCGTGAAGGCGAGCTCCGGTGAGATCAGCGGCCGGGAGCTGAAGGGCGGCGCGGTCGACGTCGAGACCACGTCCGGCGACATCGAGCTACAGCTCACCGAAGCCAACGACGTACAGGTGCGGGGAACCAGCAGCGACATCGGGATCACCGTGCCGAGCAGCGACTACAAGGTCAGCACTGACACCCGGCACGGCGATGTCGAGAACCAGCTCGGCAGCACGCCCAACGGCAGCCACAGCATCTCGGCCACCACGACGTCGGGCGACATCGAGCTGCGTACCAATTGA
- a CDS encoding AAA family ATPase, with product MTRLFVVTGAPGSGKTTVVPELVRLSPGNLVVMDMDELLDDNGRLLGIDISSPTAAPIWPAYNALWLRITELIRRSGIPVLLLSPALPKELPEGRWLHLDCPDAVRRKRLAGRGWPEEDIEEALADAAEIRKHVPRSVRGDVTPERSAKSILDWIRGERFGKTLNLWGRFRG from the coding sequence GTGACGAGGCTATTCGTGGTGACCGGGGCACCCGGGTCGGGGAAGACTACGGTCGTACCCGAGCTGGTGCGGCTCAGTCCAGGGAACCTGGTTGTGATGGACATGGACGAGCTGCTCGACGACAACGGTCGGCTGCTCGGGATCGACATCTCCAGTCCGACCGCCGCGCCGATCTGGCCCGCGTACAACGCGCTGTGGTTGCGGATCACCGAGCTGATCCGGCGGTCCGGGATTCCGGTGCTGCTGCTGTCACCGGCCCTGCCGAAGGAGCTGCCCGAAGGCCGGTGGCTGCACCTCGACTGCCCGGACGCGGTCCGGCGGAAACGGCTGGCCGGGCGCGGCTGGCCGGAGGAGGACATCGAGGAGGCGCTCGCGGACGCGGCCGAGATCCGCAAGCACGTGCCGCGGTCCGTACGCGGTGATGTGACGCCGGAACGCTCCGCGAAGAGCATCCTGGACTGGATCCGCGGCGAACGCTTCGGCAAGACACTCAACCTTTGGGGCCGGTTCCGCGGTTGA
- a CDS encoding endo-beta-N-acetylglucosaminidase H, giving the protein MSKQLMKRRTLLSAVAAGTAAAATGAALPAAAKCHSAQKSGPVTVAYIEVNDHSMLSAGKYTLANGGAQVIDVAVIFAANINYDGSNAYLYFNPQVQSVLDNVATQVRPLQKKGIKVLLSVLGNHRGAGFANFPTKKAADAFAQQLADAVNRYGLDGIDFDDEYAEYGNNGTGQPNAFSFVYLVQALRAKLPNKLITLYDIGPAADRLTYNGQSIANTFNYAWNPYYGTWSVPAGPTSKSRLSPAAVSYTATSSTTAAALAQRTISEGYGVFLTYDLTAADTSSYMTAFTQKLYGSATTYTP; this is encoded by the coding sequence ATGAGCAAGCAGCTGATGAAACGAAGGACCCTGCTCTCGGCCGTCGCCGCCGGCACCGCCGCGGCCGCCACGGGCGCCGCCCTGCCCGCGGCGGCGAAGTGCCACTCGGCCCAGAAGAGCGGTCCGGTCACCGTCGCGTACATCGAGGTGAACGACCACAGCATGCTGAGCGCCGGCAAGTACACGCTGGCGAACGGCGGCGCGCAGGTGATCGACGTCGCGGTGATCTTCGCGGCGAACATCAACTACGACGGTTCGAACGCCTACCTGTACTTCAACCCGCAGGTCCAGAGCGTGCTCGACAACGTCGCCACCCAGGTCCGCCCGCTGCAGAAGAAGGGCATCAAGGTCCTGCTGTCGGTCCTCGGCAACCATCGGGGCGCCGGTTTCGCGAACTTCCCGACCAAGAAGGCCGCGGACGCGTTCGCGCAGCAACTGGCGGACGCGGTCAACCGGTACGGGCTGGACGGGATCGACTTCGACGACGAGTACGCGGAGTACGGCAACAACGGCACCGGACAGCCGAACGCGTTCTCGTTCGTGTACCTGGTGCAGGCGCTACGCGCGAAGCTCCCGAACAAGCTGATCACCCTGTACGACATCGGGCCGGCGGCGGACCGGCTCACGTACAACGGGCAGAGCATCGCGAACACCTTCAACTACGCCTGGAACCCGTACTACGGCACCTGGTCCGTACCCGCCGGCCCGACCTCCAAGTCCCGCCTTTCCCCCGCCGCCGTCTCGTACACCGCCACCAGTTCGACGACCGCCGCCGCACTGGCCCAACGCACGATCTCCGAAGGCTACGGCGTCTTTCTCACGTACGACCTGACCGCAGCCGACACGTCGTCGTACATGACCGCCTTCACCCAGAAGCTCTACGGCAGCGCCACCACCTACACCCCATAA
- a CDS encoding MFS transporter, giving the protein MSTTTEVSTRRRSLLAGTVGNFVEWYEFGAYGFFATVIAANFFSSTSTSDAESLIKTYASFALAFFFRPIGAAIFGRVGDRIGRRPTLIIVLLLMTASTALIGLLPTYATVGAAAPWLLTLVRALQGLSAGGEFGGAVSIMTEFAPKSKRGLYGAWQSLTVALGLLAGAGLAAILATVLSAQALHDWGWRVPFLVALPLGLVALLLRLKLEETPSFTRVQEEPPPAAPGEVARAIVLGICRLMGWSAAGYTFLVVMPSYLQSTLDATFRQALVATVLANAGFALSIMPAGWLSDKIGRRPVMVTGAGLVVVLAFPLLNLLQDKEAGLAAKGAAVFVAGLVVGLMAGPGPAMLAEMFPTRARYTGLGLAYSLSNAVFSGSAGLIITELIKRTKNIDIPAWYVVVTCAVSVVALLTLRGDDHRRELRD; this is encoded by the coding sequence ATGAGCACGACGACCGAGGTGAGTACCCGGCGGCGGTCGCTGCTGGCCGGGACGGTCGGGAACTTCGTCGAGTGGTACGAGTTCGGCGCCTACGGCTTCTTCGCGACCGTGATCGCGGCGAACTTCTTCAGCAGTACCTCCACCAGCGACGCCGAGAGCCTGATCAAGACGTACGCGTCGTTCGCGCTGGCGTTCTTCTTCCGGCCGATCGGCGCGGCGATCTTCGGCCGGGTCGGCGACCGGATCGGGCGCCGGCCGACACTGATCATCGTCCTGCTGCTGATGACCGCATCCACCGCGCTGATCGGGCTGCTGCCCACGTACGCGACCGTCGGTGCCGCGGCGCCCTGGCTGCTGACCCTGGTCCGGGCGCTGCAAGGCCTGTCCGCGGGTGGTGAATTCGGTGGCGCGGTGTCGATCATGACCGAGTTCGCGCCGAAGTCGAAGCGCGGTCTGTACGGCGCGTGGCAGTCGTTGACCGTCGCGCTCGGACTGCTCGCCGGCGCCGGGCTGGCCGCGATCCTGGCGACCGTGCTCAGTGCGCAGGCCCTGCACGACTGGGGCTGGCGGGTGCCGTTCCTGGTCGCGCTGCCGCTCGGTCTGGTCGCGCTGCTGCTGCGCCTCAAGCTGGAGGAGACGCCGAGCTTCACCCGGGTCCAGGAGGAACCGCCGCCCGCCGCTCCCGGTGAGGTGGCGCGGGCGATCGTACTCGGCATCTGCCGGCTGATGGGCTGGTCCGCGGCCGGGTACACGTTCCTGGTGGTGATGCCGTCGTACCTGCAGTCGACACTGGACGCGACGTTCCGGCAGGCGCTGGTCGCGACCGTGCTGGCGAACGCGGGATTCGCGCTGTCGATCATGCCGGCCGGCTGGCTGAGCGACAAGATCGGCCGGCGGCCGGTGATGGTGACCGGCGCGGGCCTGGTCGTCGTACTCGCGTTCCCGCTGCTGAATCTGTTGCAGGACAAGGAAGCCGGCCTCGCCGCCAAGGGCGCCGCGGTGTTCGTCGCGGGCCTGGTGGTCGGGTTGATGGCCGGGCCTGGACCGGCCATGCTGGCGGAGATGTTCCCGACCCGGGCGCGGTACACCGGGCTCGGGCTGGCGTACTCACTGTCGAACGCGGTGTTCTCCGGATCGGCCGGGCTGATCATCACCGAGCTGATCAAGCGGACCAAGAACATCGACATCCCGGCGTGGTACGTAGTGGTGACGTGTGCGGTGAGTGTGGTCGCACTGCTCACGTTGCGAGGCGACGACCACCGACGGGAGCTACGGGACTGA
- a CDS encoding NHL domain-containing thioredoxin family protein: MHVRAPELRGRGWLNTGGRELSLADFRGRFLLLDFWTFCCINCLHVLDELRPLEEKYGDALVIVGVHSPKFAHEGEEAAVRAAVERYEVAHPVLDDPELITWQNYTARAWPTLVLVDPNGYIVARYSGEGHEHALDALLGELIDQHEQAGTLTRGRSPYVAPEPEPTDLRYPAKVVASDNEFLVADAGNHSIVELAADATTVVRRFGTGERGFADGAPGTASFSEPNGLVVLPADLATKVGYDVVIADTVNHALRGLRLSDGQVSTLVGTGKQWMDGDGTDVLSSPWDVAWWNGKVWIAMAGVHQLWTYEPLTGVTEIAAGTTNEGLKDGPLGEAWFAQTSGLAADGDRLWLADSEISALRWTDSEVHTAVGTGLFDFGLRDGKASEALLQHPLGVTVLPDGSIAVADTYNGAVRRYDPRTELIETMATGLAEPSGAVVVGNELLVVESAAHRLTRVPLGASATADEFSTRTQRPPMELAAGEVTLEVVFTPPPGQKLDDRYGPSTRLLVSATPDSLLSEGAGDSTDLVRRLVIDPHAGSGVLHVAVQAASCDSGAAEFPACHMHRQDWGVPVQITADGPARVELVLSGAK, encoded by the coding sequence ATGCATGTGCGTGCGCCGGAGTTGCGGGGTCGTGGCTGGTTGAACACCGGGGGGCGGGAGCTTTCGCTCGCCGACTTCCGCGGGCGGTTCCTGTTGCTGGACTTCTGGACGTTCTGCTGTATCAACTGCCTGCACGTGCTGGACGAGCTGCGGCCGTTGGAGGAGAAGTACGGCGATGCGCTGGTGATCGTCGGCGTCCATTCGCCGAAGTTCGCGCATGAGGGCGAGGAGGCGGCGGTCCGGGCCGCCGTCGAGCGGTACGAGGTGGCGCATCCGGTGCTGGACGATCCGGAGCTGATCACCTGGCAGAACTACACCGCCCGCGCCTGGCCGACGCTCGTACTGGTGGATCCGAACGGGTACATCGTCGCGCGGTACTCCGGCGAAGGTCACGAGCACGCGCTGGATGCGTTGCTCGGCGAGCTGATCGATCAGCACGAGCAGGCCGGCACGTTGACGCGGGGCCGGTCGCCGTACGTGGCGCCGGAGCCGGAGCCGACCGACCTGCGTTACCCGGCGAAGGTCGTTGCATCGGACAACGAGTTCCTGGTCGCGGACGCCGGTAATCACAGCATCGTCGAGCTGGCCGCGGACGCGACGACCGTGGTCCGGCGGTTCGGCACCGGCGAGCGTGGTTTCGCCGACGGCGCGCCCGGCACGGCGTCCTTCTCCGAGCCGAACGGCTTGGTCGTGCTGCCCGCCGACCTCGCGACCAAGGTCGGGTACGACGTCGTAATCGCCGACACCGTCAACCATGCGCTCCGCGGACTCCGGCTGTCCGACGGCCAGGTCAGCACCCTGGTCGGTACGGGCAAGCAGTGGATGGACGGCGACGGCACCGACGTACTCAGTTCACCGTGGGATGTCGCGTGGTGGAACGGCAAGGTGTGGATCGCGATGGCCGGCGTACACCAGCTGTGGACGTACGAGCCGCTGACCGGTGTGACCGAGATTGCCGCGGGGACGACCAACGAAGGGCTGAAGGACGGTCCGCTCGGCGAGGCGTGGTTCGCGCAGACCAGCGGACTGGCGGCCGACGGCGACCGGCTTTGGCTGGCGGACTCGGAGATCTCCGCGCTGCGCTGGACAGACTCCGAAGTCCACACCGCCGTTGGTACCGGGCTGTTCGATTTCGGTCTGCGAGACGGGAAAGCGAGTGAGGCGCTGCTCCAGCACCCGCTCGGCGTGACGGTACTGCCCGACGGTTCGATCGCGGTCGCCGACACGTACAACGGTGCCGTCCGCCGGTACGACCCGCGAACCGAGCTGATCGAGACGATGGCGACCGGCCTGGCCGAACCGAGCGGTGCGGTTGTCGTAGGCAACGAGCTGTTGGTGGTGGAATCGGCGGCGCATCGGCTCACCCGCGTACCGCTCGGCGCGTCCGCGACGGCCGACGAGTTCAGTACGCGTACCCAGCGGCCGCCGATGGAGCTGGCCGCCGGTGAAGTCACGTTGGAGGTGGTCTTCACGCCGCCGCCCGGGCAGAAGCTCGACGACCGCTACGGCCCGTCCACCCGGCTGCTCGTCTCCGCCACCCCCGACAGCCTGCTCAGCGAAGGCGCGGGCGATTCGACGGACCTGGTACGCCGGTTGGTGATCGATCCGCACGCTGGCTCGGGCGTACTCCATGTGGCCGTGCAAGCGGCGTCGTGTGATTCCGGTGCAGCCGAGTTCCCCGCGTGTCACATGCACCGGCAGGACTGGGGCGTACCGGTCCAGATCACAGCCGACGGTCCTGCCAGAGTCGAACTCGTCCTTTCGGGTGCCAAGTAG
- a CDS encoding acyl-CoA dehydrogenase C-terminal domain-containing protein: MSHYKSNLRDIEFNLLEVLGRADVLGQGPYAEMDVDTAREVLAEVDRLAKHELAESFVDADRNPPVFDPDTHEVRMPEAFKKSYHAYMDAEWFKLELPPELGGQPTPPSLRWAAAELVLGANPPVHMYAAGPNFAHVLWRNGTDRDKKIAHHIIERGWGATMVLTEPDAGSDVGAGRTKATLQDDGSWHLEGVKRFITSGEHDLTENIVHLVLARPQGVEGAGGPGTKGLSLFVVPKYDFDLETGELTGERNGAYVTNVEKKLGIKVSTTCELTFGDTNLGGPAKGWLLGEVHDGIAQMFQVIEYARMMVGTKAIATLSTGYLNALEYAKERVQGADLTNPAKTAPRVTITHHPDVRRSLLTQKAYAEALRALVLFTATYQDRAEQARYAGEHDVLAEGVNDLLLPLVKGYGSEKSWTLLGTESLQTFGGSGFLQDYPIEQYVRDAKIDTLYEGTTAIQGQDLFFRKIIKDQGKALGHLAEQVQAFVASEAGNGRLKEERALLAKGLEDTQKILGVMGQALMASNPQAENGDPRNVYKVGLNTSRLLFVLGDVVCSWLMLRQAEVALEKLGGELSPADQDFYTGKVAAAQWFVRSTMPSVRAERIKAELTDLDVMDLPESAF; the protein is encoded by the coding sequence GTGAGCCACTACAAGTCGAATCTTCGGGATATCGAGTTCAATCTGCTCGAGGTGCTCGGGCGGGCGGATGTGCTCGGGCAGGGGCCGTACGCCGAGATGGACGTCGACACCGCTCGTGAGGTGCTCGCGGAGGTCGACCGGCTGGCGAAGCACGAGCTGGCGGAGTCGTTCGTGGACGCCGACCGGAACCCACCGGTGTTCGACCCGGACACGCACGAGGTGCGGATGCCGGAAGCGTTCAAGAAGAGCTACCACGCCTACATGGACGCCGAGTGGTTCAAGCTGGAGCTCCCGCCCGAGCTGGGCGGACAACCCACCCCACCCTCACTGCGCTGGGCCGCCGCCGAGCTGGTCCTGGGCGCCAACCCGCCGGTACACATGTACGCCGCCGGCCCCAACTTCGCGCACGTACTCTGGCGCAACGGGACCGACCGGGACAAGAAGATCGCGCACCACATCATCGAGCGCGGCTGGGGCGCCACCATGGTGCTGACCGAGCCGGACGCCGGCTCCGACGTCGGCGCCGGCCGGACCAAGGCCACGCTCCAGGACGACGGCAGCTGGCACCTCGAGGGCGTCAAGCGCTTCATCACCTCGGGCGAGCACGATCTGACCGAGAACATCGTCCACCTCGTCCTGGCCCGCCCGCAGGGCGTCGAAGGCGCCGGCGGTCCGGGTACGAAGGGCCTGAGCCTGTTCGTGGTCCCGAAGTACGACTTCGACCTCGAAACCGGTGAGCTGACCGGCGAGCGCAACGGCGCCTACGTGACGAACGTCGAGAAGAAGCTGGGCATCAAGGTCTCCACCACCTGCGAGCTCACCTTCGGCGACACCAACCTCGGCGGGCCGGCGAAGGGCTGGCTGCTCGGCGAGGTGCACGACGGCATCGCACAGATGTTCCAGGTGATCGAGTACGCCCGGATGATGGTCGGTACGAAGGCCATCGCCACCCTCTCCACCGGTTACCTGAACGCGCTGGAGTACGCCAAGGAGCGGGTCCAGGGCGCCGATCTGACGAACCCGGCCAAGACCGCGCCGCGCGTGACGATCACGCATCACCCGGACGTACGACGCTCGCTGCTGACCCAGAAGGCGTACGCCGAGGCGCTTCGGGCGCTCGTCCTGTTCACCGCGACGTACCAGGACCGCGCGGAACAGGCCCGGTACGCGGGTGAGCACGACGTGCTTGCCGAAGGGGTGAACGACCTGCTGCTGCCGCTGGTGAAGGGCTACGGCTCGGAGAAGTCCTGGACGCTGCTCGGCACCGAGTCGCTGCAGACGTTCGGGGGCTCCGGCTTCCTGCAGGACTACCCGATCGAGCAGTACGTCCGGGACGCGAAGATCGACACTCTGTACGAGGGCACGACCGCGATCCAGGGTCAGGACCTGTTCTTCCGCAAGATCATCAAGGACCAGGGCAAGGCGCTCGGTCATCTGGCCGAACAGGTGCAGGCGTTCGTCGCGTCCGAGGCCGGCAACGGGCGGCTGAAGGAAGAGCGGGCGCTGCTCGCGAAGGGCCTGGAGGACACGCAGAAGATCCTCGGCGTGATGGGTCAGGCACTGATGGCGAGCAACCCGCAGGCGGAGAACGGCGACCCGCGCAACGTGTACAAGGTCGGGCTGAACACGTCCCGGCTGCTGTTCGTACTGGGTGACGTGGTCTGCTCCTGGCTGATGCTGCGGCAGGCGGAGGTCGCGCTGGAGAAGCTGGGCGGCGAACTGTCGCCGGCCGATCAGGACTTCTACACCGGCAAGGTGGCGGCGGCGCAGTGGTTCGTCCGGAGCACGATGCCGTCGGTCCGGGCCGAGCGGATCAAGGCGGAGCTGACCGATCTGGACGTGATGGACCTCCCGGAGTCGGCCTTCTGA
- a CDS encoding anhydro-N-acetylmuramic acid kinase: MRVIGLMSGTSYDAIDAAAADLRLDGDQLVLTPLGMLSQPYPDELRNAIATSLPPASTTMEQVCKLDTGIGQTFAAVARQAVEQLCGGYADLIVSHGQTLFHWVDDGSVRGTLQLGQPAWIAEATGVPVVSDLRARDVAAGGQGAPLVSIIDVLWLRGRPGVPVALNLGGIANITVVHGEPVAFDTGPANALIDAVVMELTGQPFDADGVLAARGQVHEELLGRLLAEPYYPRPAPKSTGKELFNLAYLARAMEGLPQIPAADLVATVTTLTARTVADAVRRYGGTEVVASGGGIQNPALMQLLADELDIPVRTTDELGLPSAAKEAYAFAVLGFLTLHGLGGTVPSCTGAGHSSVLGSITPGAAGLPAITAEARPPVRLLVQ; encoded by the coding sequence ATGCGAGTGATCGGGCTGATGTCGGGGACGTCGTACGACGCGATCGACGCCGCCGCCGCGGACCTGCGGCTGGACGGGGACCAGCTGGTACTGACCCCGCTGGGGATGCTGAGCCAGCCGTACCCGGACGAGCTGCGGAACGCGATCGCGACGTCGTTGCCGCCGGCATCGACAACGATGGAGCAGGTCTGCAAGCTGGACACCGGGATCGGGCAGACGTTCGCCGCGGTGGCCCGGCAGGCGGTCGAGCAGCTCTGCGGCGGGTACGCGGACCTGATCGTCTCGCACGGGCAGACGCTCTTCCACTGGGTCGACGACGGGTCCGTACGCGGGACGCTGCAACTCGGGCAACCGGCCTGGATCGCGGAGGCGACCGGCGTACCGGTGGTGTCGGATCTGCGGGCGCGGGACGTCGCCGCCGGCGGGCAGGGCGCGCCGCTGGTCAGCATCATCGACGTGCTCTGGCTGCGCGGGCGCCCTGGCGTACCGGTCGCGCTGAACCTCGGCGGGATCGCGAACATCACCGTCGTCCACGGTGAACCCGTTGCCTTCGACACCGGTCCGGCGAACGCGCTGATCGACGCGGTAGTGATGGAGCTGACCGGGCAGCCGTTCGACGCCGACGGGGTGCTGGCGGCGCGCGGGCAAGTACACGAGGAACTGCTCGGGCGACTGCTGGCCGAGCCGTACTATCCGCGGCCGGCGCCGAAGTCGACCGGGAAAGAGCTGTTCAACCTGGCGTACCTGGCGCGGGCGATGGAGGGGCTGCCGCAGATCCCCGCGGCGGACCTGGTCGCCACGGTGACCACGCTGACCGCCCGTACGGTCGCCGATGCGGTGCGCCGGTACGGCGGTACCGAAGTGGTCGCTTCGGGCGGAGGGATTCAGAACCCGGCGCTGATGCAGCTGCTCGCCGACGAGCTGGACATTCCGGTCCGGACCACAGATGAGCTAGGTCTCCCGTCGGCGGCAAAAGAGGCGTACGCGTTCGCCGTACTCGGCTTCCTGACCCTGCACGGACTGGGCGGCACGGTGCCAAGCTGCACCGGCGCCGGCCACTCCAGCGTCCTCGGATCAATCACTCCGGGAGCTGCTGGACTACCGGCGATCACAGCCGAAGCGCGGCCTCCCGTGCGCCTGCTGGTGCAATGA